A portion of the Acidobacteriota bacterium genome contains these proteins:
- a CDS encoding RnfABCDGE type electron transport complex subunit D: MLVLLALTAAAAPVEGTSRVLPGVLSAVGAAALLDLVLLRLRHPRWELPSGAMLTGLIVAMVLSPFEPWYVPPATAVIAIASKHLLRTPSGNIFNPAALALVVSFYAFNTGQSWWGALPELPPLAIVALFATGVFITDRVNKMPVVIAFFGVYYLLFTATAFIGDPRTVAEIFRAPDLHAVVYFAFFMLTDPPTVPIRYRDQILCGVLVATVSYLLFELSGVVYYLLAGLLVGNAWEAWRRISSRRRPRAAVSLAV; the protein is encoded by the coding sequence TTGCTGGTACTCCTGGCCCTGACGGCGGCTGCGGCGCCTGTGGAAGGCACCAGCCGGGTGTTACCGGGCGTGCTGAGCGCCGTCGGTGCTGCCGCGCTGCTCGATCTGGTGCTGCTTCGTTTGCGTCACCCACGCTGGGAACTTCCCAGCGGCGCCATGCTCACCGGGCTGATCGTGGCGATGGTGTTGAGCCCGTTTGAGCCCTGGTATGTTCCGCCGGCCACGGCGGTGATTGCCATCGCGAGCAAGCATCTGCTGCGGACGCCCTCTGGAAACATCTTCAACCCGGCCGCACTGGCGCTGGTCGTGTCGTTTTATGCGTTCAATACAGGCCAGAGCTGGTGGGGGGCGCTGCCCGAACTGCCGCCCTTGGCCATCGTGGCGTTGTTCGCCACAGGAGTGTTCATCACAGATCGCGTCAACAAGATGCCTGTCGTGATCGCCTTCTTCGGCGTCTACTATCTGTTGTTCACGGCCACCGCGTTCATCGGCGACCCGCGCACGGTCGCTGAGATCTTCCGGGCGCCGGACCTGCACGCGGTGGTGTACTTCGCGTTTTTTATGCTGACCGATCCGCCCACGGTGCCGATCCGCTACCGTGACCAGATTCTTTGTGGTGTGTTGGTCGCCACCGTGAGCTACCTGCTCTTCGAACTCTCTGGCGTCGTCTACTACTTGCTGGCCGGGCTTCTTGTCGGCAATGCCTGGGAAGCGTGGCGGCGTATCTCGTCCAGGAGGCGCCCACGCGCAGCGGTGAGCCTTGCCGTGTAA
- a CDS encoding FAD-dependent oxidoreductase, with protein MHKRVLVLGAGFGGLELTTILSETFGCDIDVTLVDKADSFVFGFSKLDVMFGRQLPSDVRHAYADIVKPGVRFVQAAVLSIDPEGRRVVTDAGSFEADVLVVALGADYDVAATPGLAEGGNEFYSIAGAFALRDILPHFEGGPVIVGVTGKSFKCPPAPSETALLLHDYLTTRGRREATEISVVMPFGTPIPPSPDTSKAVLAAFAERGIRFVKDNLVTSIDPARKVAVLTDGTEMPFALFLGIPVHRVPQVVIDSGLSAHAHDWVAVNKQTLETRFPGVYAVGDVNGVGTPKAGVFAEGAARVVAEAIIAQVRGDAAPAAYTGQGSCYLEFGNNQVGRVDVDFLSGPKPTGAFHEPSEALVADKKLFGSSRLRRWFGK; from the coding sequence ATGCACAAGCGCGTTTTGGTGCTCGGCGCCGGCTTCGGCGGCCTCGAGCTGACCACCATCCTCTCAGAGACCTTCGGTTGTGACATCGATGTGACACTCGTCGACAAGGCCGACTCGTTTGTGTTCGGCTTCTCGAAGCTCGACGTCATGTTCGGCCGACAACTGCCGTCCGACGTTCGTCACGCATACGCCGACATCGTGAAGCCGGGCGTCAGGTTCGTGCAGGCCGCGGTGCTTTCGATCGATCCGGAAGGCCGGCGTGTTGTGACAGACGCGGGATCGTTCGAGGCCGACGTGCTGGTGGTGGCGCTCGGCGCAGACTACGACGTGGCTGCCACGCCGGGTCTGGCCGAGGGCGGCAACGAGTTCTATTCGATCGCAGGCGCCTTCGCGCTGCGCGACATCCTGCCGCACTTCGAAGGAGGCCCGGTCATCGTCGGCGTGACCGGGAAGTCGTTCAAGTGCCCACCCGCGCCCAGCGAGACCGCATTGCTGCTGCACGATTACCTCACCACGCGCGGACGACGAGAGGCCACGGAGATTTCGGTGGTGATGCCGTTTGGCACGCCCATCCCGCCGTCGCCAGATACCTCAAAGGCCGTGCTCGCGGCGTTCGCCGAGCGTGGGATCAGGTTCGTCAAAGACAACTTGGTGACGTCGATCGACCCGGCCAGGAAGGTGGCCGTGTTGACCGATGGCACCGAGATGCCGTTTGCACTGTTCCTCGGCATTCCTGTCCACCGGGTGCCGCAAGTGGTGATCGACTCCGGACTGTCAGCGCACGCGCACGACTGGGTGGCCGTGAACAAGCAGACGCTTGAAACGCGGTTTCCGGGCGTCTACGCCGTTGGTGACGTCAATGGCGTTGGCACGCCCAAGGCCGGCGTCTTCGCTGAAGGCGCCGCCCGCGTCGTCGCCGAAGCGATCATCGCGCAGGTGCGCGGTGATGCGGCTCCAGCAGCCTACACGGGGCAGGGCTCGTGTTACCTCGAGTTTGGCAACAACCAGGTGGGACGCGTCGACGTGGACTTCCTGAGCGGCCCCAAACCCACAGGCGCGTTTCACGAACCGTCAGAGGCGCTCGTCGCCGACAAGAAACTTTTCGGATCAAGCCGTCTGCGCCGCTGGTTCGGCAAGTAG